In the Candidatus Electrothrix rattekaaiensis genome, one interval contains:
- a CDS encoding DUF3524 domain-containing protein, which translates to MCNDPQHILLLEPYYGGSHKAFLLGLQQQLDDRFTLLSLPARKWKMRMQLAAPWFAQRIVEMIAQSNTQSNAQSNAQDNTQDNGNCFDGILTSTFLDVAVLRSLLAAQGIHIPVVMYFHENQFSYPGQQHDPGIFQFASINFTSALCADRLAFNSRYNLETFLTGIRFYLKKSADMELCHLEEQIRAKSVILYPGIDFQQIDAQLEDKMGEGEKKEPIIVWNHRWEHDKDPDTFFHTLFALAQDTSFQVIVLGQHFRHQPEIFAQAKTVLGKRLIHLGYVKSREEYARLLTRGDFIVSTARHEFFGISVLEGVRAGCRPVVPDRLSYRELFPKEYRYSEGELEEHLRQLFATPRSLTKDEARKLTEAHSWPILGPRYQKWLGFKRMRVCE; encoded by the coding sequence ATGTGTAATGATCCACAGCATATCCTCCTGCTGGAACCGTATTATGGAGGCTCTCATAAGGCCTTTCTTCTTGGATTGCAGCAGCAGCTTGATGACCGCTTCACGCTGCTTTCTCTTCCTGCGCGAAAATGGAAGATGCGGATGCAGTTGGCTGCGCCGTGGTTTGCCCAGCGGATTGTCGAAATGATTGCCCAGAGTAATACCCAGAGTAATGCTCAGAGTAATGCTCAGGATAATACTCAAGATAATGGTAATTGCTTCGATGGGATACTGACCTCCACCTTTCTTGATGTGGCTGTACTCCGCAGCCTCTTAGCCGCGCAAGGGATACATATTCCCGTGGTCATGTATTTTCATGAAAACCAGTTCAGTTATCCCGGCCAGCAGCATGATCCTGGTATATTTCAGTTCGCCTCTATTAATTTTACCTCTGCCCTGTGCGCGGATCGTCTAGCCTTTAATAGCCGCTACAACCTGGAGACGTTTCTGACCGGGATTCGTTTCTATTTAAAAAAGTCAGCAGATATGGAGTTATGCCATCTTGAAGAGCAGATTCGGGCAAAGTCCGTTATACTGTATCCTGGTATTGATTTTCAGCAGATTGATGCCCAGCTGGAAGATAAGATGGGGGAGGGTGAAAAGAAAGAACCCATCATTGTCTGGAATCATCGTTGGGAACATGATAAAGATCCAGATACCTTTTTTCATACGCTGTTTGCGCTGGCTCAGGACACTTCTTTTCAGGTTATTGTACTTGGGCAGCATTTCCGTCACCAGCCGGAGATTTTTGCGCAAGCCAAGACGGTTCTTGGTAAAAGGTTGATCCACTTAGGTTATGTGAAAAGTCGGGAAGAATATGCTCGCCTGCTTACGCGAGGTGACTTTATTGTGTCCACAGCCCGCCATGAGTTTTTCGGGATCTCAGTGTTAGAGGGGGTGCGGGCCGGGTGTCGTCCTGTGGTCCCAGATCGCCTTTCTTATAGAGAACTCTTTCCGAAAGAATACAGGTATTCGGAAGGTGAACTTGAAGAGCATCTTCGACAATTATTCGCAACACCTCGTTCCTTAACAAAGGACGAGGCAAGGAAGTTGACAGAAGCGCATAGTTGGCCAATACTTGGACCAAGGTACCAGAAATGGCTGGGCTTTAAGAGGATGAGGGTTTGTGAATGA
- a CDS encoding PEP/pyruvate-binding domain-containing protein, with protein sequence MKNPEHDPHFKIFHELMRFRVQEILLVSSPYDAYILEEDGSMASRIINEYHGLNLSRPPRITRTADAEQALELLKKQHFDLVVTMAHLNGMEGCEFGMKIRKLYPDIPVILLTHSVRDAVNQTGFFEEPCFDNSYTWCCDSSIMLALVKNAEDQRNVDHDTEKAMVRVILLVEDSPLHRSILLPMLYEELVQQTLAVLDEGLNEQHRLLKMRARPKILTAASYEEAFALFRRYRPYIFSVMSDGRFPKNGEESASAGYELLSAIRSQVPDLPLLMLSSEGDNKKSAHRIPAVFIRKTNRCMAEKLHEFFIHHLGFGDFIFRTPEGVEVSRASTLYEFEQRLGTIPEESLLYHARCNHFSNWVMARTEVSLAARLHKDQVGGIDDSSVLRKDLVAKVHALRESRQQGVMTRFSTRDYDPEVTEFTRIGQGSVGGKARGVAFMASELHQMRYQHPLFKANRIKIPQTCVIASSGFKDFIHLNKFYPDEHLTDHEIEQQFLHGDLPNWLLNDLKAYLKNIHHPLSVRSSSLLEDARYRPYAGLYRTCMLTNQAPDFNERLDQLVRAVKQVYASTWFEGPRAYSRSIGQTRDDAMAVIIQQTVGRQYGDFFYPAISGVAQSYNYYPMGPMQAEDGVVHLATGFGKTVVEGEQSLRFCPAYPRHMPQFSTVEDILNNAQRHFYCLSCATGVEAVHGMTLRQLEEAVDEEAIQFLSSTYIPEEHRIRDSRIPGPKVLTFAPLLKYDVFPLAALLKEVLALGRTGMGCEVEVEFAVDLAENPAESVFYFLQIRPIVVGNEMEQLHITEEEKAEALLFSSDALGYGRHLMQDILFVRPESFDRAKTQNYAQAIGKINRMLHQQERPFLLIGPGRWGTADPWLGIPVQWRDISGVGAIVELQDGTVRAEASQGSHFFQNITSLGIPYLMVRGQGSGDSIDWEWLLSLETESEQEGVCHVRLASPFTLKVDGENKEAIFL encoded by the coding sequence ATGAAAAACCCAGAGCACGATCCCCATTTTAAGATTTTCCATGAGCTGATGCGTTTCAGGGTCCAAGAAATCCTCTTGGTCTCCAGTCCCTATGATGCCTATATATTGGAAGAAGACGGCTCTATGGCCTCCCGGATCATCAATGAATATCACGGGTTGAATCTTTCGCGACCGCCGCGTATCACTCGTACTGCTGATGCGGAGCAGGCATTAGAACTCCTCAAAAAACAACATTTTGACTTAGTGGTCACCATGGCCCATCTCAACGGCATGGAGGGGTGCGAATTCGGGATGAAAATCAGAAAGCTGTACCCGGATATTCCGGTTATCCTGCTCACCCATTCGGTCCGAGACGCTGTTAATCAGACCGGCTTTTTCGAGGAGCCCTGTTTCGACAACAGCTATACCTGGTGCTGTGACTCTTCCATCATGCTAGCCCTGGTCAAAAATGCCGAGGATCAGCGTAATGTGGATCATGACACGGAAAAGGCCATGGTTCGGGTGATCCTACTGGTGGAAGACTCGCCGCTTCATCGGTCCATCCTGCTGCCCATGCTCTACGAAGAACTGGTTCAACAGACACTGGCTGTGCTGGACGAGGGACTGAACGAACAACATCGGCTGCTCAAGATGCGGGCTCGACCAAAAATCCTGACCGCTGCAAGCTATGAAGAGGCATTCGCTCTTTTCAGACGCTACCGTCCCTATATCTTTTCTGTCATGTCCGATGGTCGTTTCCCGAAAAACGGTGAAGAATCAGCATCAGCTGGCTACGAATTGCTCAGCGCAATCCGTTCACAGGTACCAGACCTCCCTCTCCTCATGCTCAGCTCTGAAGGGGATAATAAAAAATCGGCGCACCGAATCCCGGCGGTCTTTATCCGAAAAACAAACCGTTGCATGGCAGAGAAACTGCATGAATTTTTCATCCACCATCTCGGTTTTGGAGATTTTATCTTTCGCACCCCAGAAGGAGTGGAAGTCAGCAGGGCATCCACCCTCTATGAGTTTGAACAACGGCTGGGGACCATTCCAGAAGAATCCTTGCTCTATCATGCCCGCTGCAATCATTTTTCCAACTGGGTCATGGCCCGGACCGAGGTCTCGCTTGCGGCCCGCCTTCATAAAGATCAGGTCGGTGGCATAGATGATTCCTCTGTCCTGCGGAAAGATCTTGTGGCAAAGGTACATGCTCTCCGAGAATCCAGACAACAGGGGGTCATGACCCGTTTTTCCACCCGTGACTATGATCCCGAGGTTACTGAATTCACCCGTATCGGCCAGGGATCTGTGGGCGGAAAGGCCCGGGGGGTAGCCTTTATGGCTTCAGAGTTGCATCAAATGCGCTATCAGCACCCACTTTTCAAGGCGAACAGGATCAAAATCCCCCAAACCTGTGTGATTGCTTCCTCGGGTTTTAAAGATTTTATCCATCTTAACAAATTTTATCCAGATGAACATCTTACAGACCATGAGATTGAGCAGCAGTTTCTTCACGGGGACCTCCCGAATTGGTTATTGAACGACCTCAAGGCCTATCTCAAAAATATTCACCACCCCCTCTCTGTCCGCTCCTCCAGCCTGCTTGAAGATGCCCGTTACCGCCCCTATGCTGGGCTCTATCGCACCTGTATGTTGACAAATCAGGCACCTGATTTCAACGAGCGACTGGATCAACTTGTCCGGGCTGTGAAACAGGTCTATGCTTCAACCTGGTTTGAAGGACCAAGGGCATATTCCCGTTCCATCGGACAGACCAGGGACGATGCCATGGCGGTCATCATCCAGCAAACCGTGGGCAGGCAATACGGTGATTTTTTCTACCCCGCCATATCCGGAGTGGCGCAATCCTATAATTATTATCCTATGGGCCCCATGCAGGCCGAGGATGGGGTTGTCCATCTCGCAACGGGTTTCGGAAAAACAGTGGTGGAGGGCGAACAAAGCCTGCGCTTCTGCCCGGCTTATCCCCGGCACATGCCCCAATTTTCTACAGTGGAGGACATACTCAATAATGCCCAGCGTCATTTTTACTGCCTCAGCTGCGCCACAGGAGTAGAGGCGGTCCACGGTATGACCCTTCGTCAACTTGAAGAGGCAGTGGACGAAGAAGCGATCCAGTTTCTCAGTTCTACCTATATCCCAGAGGAACATCGGATTCGTGACAGCCGTATTCCCGGCCCCAAGGTTCTGACCTTTGCTCCTCTCCTCAAGTATGATGTTTTTCCCCTGGCAGCCTTACTCAAAGAGGTCTTGGCCTTGGGGCGTACAGGAATGGGCTGCGAGGTGGAGGTGGAATTTGCTGTGGATCTGGCAGAAAATCCGGCTGAATCTGTTTTTTATTTCCTTCAGATCCGCCCTATTGTGGTTGGCAATGAGATGGAGCAGCTGCATATTACAGAGGAAGAAAAGGCTGAGGCCCTTCTTTTTTCAAGCGATGCCCTTGGCTATGGGCGGCATTTGATGCAGGACATTCTTTTTGTTCGTCCAGAAAGCTTTGATCGGGCAAAGACGCAGAACTATGCCCAGGCAATTGGCAAGATCAACAGGATGCTGCATCAGCAGGAACGCCCCTTCCTCCTCATAGGGCCTGGACGCTGGGGCACTGCTGATCCCTGGCTCGGGATCCCGGTACAGTGGCGGGATATCTCCGGGGTGGGTGCTATTGTGGAGCTTCAGGACGGAACAGTGCGAGCCGAGGCTTCCCAGGGATCACATTTCTTTCAAAATATCACTTCGCTGGGAATTCCATATCTCATGGTCCGAGGACAAGGCAGCGGTGATAGCATTGATTGGGAGTGGCTTCTTTCTCTGGAAACAGAAAGTGAGCAGGAAGGGGTCTGTCATGTGCGGCTTGCCAGTCCCTTTACCCTGAAGGTGGATGGGGAGAACAAGGAGGCTATATTTTTATAG
- the cas2 gene encoding CRISPR-associated endonuclease Cas2 encodes MFVLVSYDVKTSDRTGPKRLRRVAKVCKNYGQRVQYSVFECIVPPDKWVVMRDRLIREIDKDVDSLRFYFLGSNWKHRVEHIGAKEGIDQEGTLIV; translated from the coding sequence ATGTTTGTCCTGGTCAGTTACGATGTGAAAACAAGCGATAGAACCGGACCGAAACGCCTGCGCCGGGTTGCCAAGGTCTGTAAAAATTACGGTCAGCGGGTCCAATATTCCGTGTTTGAATGCATTGTGCCGCCGGATAAATGGGTGGTGATGCGGGATCGGCTCATCAGGGAGATTGATAAGGATGTGGACAGCCTCCGTTTTTACTTTCTCGGGTCCAACTGGAAGCACCGGGTCGAGCATATCGGGGCCAAGGAGGGCATTGATCAGGAGGGTACCTTGATTGTCTGA
- the cas1c gene encoding type I-C CRISPR-associated endonuclease Cas1c has protein sequence MKKHLNTLFVTTQGAYLAKEGETVAVRVEKKIRLRLPIHTLDGVVCFGNVGCSPFLLGFCAERDVTISFLTEYGRFLARVQGPVSGNVLLRREQYRRADDLDFSALMARAFINGKIANCRALLNRAMRDHPEKMDTDAVSNAANHLTGLLKSLGRDLPLDEVRGTEGDGAHVYFGVFDHLIIRHKEDFFFHRRSRRPPLDLVNCLLSFLYTLVMHDVRSALECTGLDPAVGFLHRDRPGRASLALDMMEEFRPMADRMALSLINRGQLQAKDFVVSDSGGVRMKDKARKVLLTAYQERKQDVLLHPFLEEKMPLGLFFHTQALLLARFLRGDLDGYPPAIWR, from the coding sequence ATGAAAAAACATCTGAACACGCTCTTTGTCACCACCCAAGGGGCCTATCTGGCCAAGGAAGGAGAAACCGTTGCTGTGCGGGTGGAAAAAAAGATCCGGTTGCGCCTGCCCATCCATACTCTGGACGGGGTTGTCTGCTTCGGCAATGTGGGATGCAGCCCGTTTCTCCTGGGATTTTGTGCGGAACGGGACGTGACGATCAGTTTTCTGACCGAATACGGGCGTTTTCTCGCACGGGTGCAGGGACCGGTTTCCGGCAATGTCCTGCTGCGACGGGAGCAGTATCGCCGGGCCGATGATCTGGATTTTTCCGCACTCATGGCCCGGGCCTTTATCAACGGCAAGATCGCCAACTGCCGCGCTCTGCTGAACCGGGCTATGCGGGATCACCCGGAAAAAATGGATACTGATGCGGTGAGCAATGCGGCCAATCATCTCACTGGTCTGCTCAAATCCCTGGGCCGGGATCTGCCCCTGGATGAGGTGCGGGGCACGGAAGGCGATGGTGCCCATGTTTATTTCGGGGTCTTCGATCATCTTATTATCCGGCATAAAGAGGATTTTTTCTTTCACCGACGCAGCCGAAGACCGCCCCTGGATCTGGTCAACTGCCTGCTCTCCTTTCTCTACACCCTGGTTATGCACGATGTGCGCTCTGCCCTGGAATGCACCGGCCTTGATCCGGCTGTGGGGTTTCTTCATCGGGATCGACCGGGCCGGGCAAGTCTGGCCCTGGATATGATGGAGGAATTTCGCCCTATGGCTGATCGCATGGCCCTTTCCCTGATCAATCGGGGCCAGTTGCAGGCCAAGGATTTTGTGGTCAGTGACAGCGGCGGAGTGCGGATGAAGGATAAGGCGAGAAAAGTTCTGCTGACCGCCTATCAGGAGCGGAAACAGGATGTGCTCCTGCATCCTTTTTTGGAAGAGAAAATGCCGCTGGGTCTGTTTTTCCATACCCAGGCCCTGTTGCTGGCCCGTTTTCTTCGGGGAGATCTGGACGGCTACCCGCCAGCAATCTGGCGTTAG
- the cas4 gene encoding CRISPR-associated protein Cas4 encodes MYTEDDLLMLSALQHLLFCPRQCALIHIEQAWTENRFTAEGRVLHERVHTAATDSRTTIRVEYDMPLRSLRLGLSGRADIVEMHLQDNKAWQPFPVEYKRGRPKKDDSDRVQLCAQALCLEEMLDCTVPEGALYYGQKKRRTPVLFDDRLRRITEETAARLHDLLSSTSTPPPQYSRRCESCSFIDTCLPKTLGKKGQVRNYMIRMTES; translated from the coding sequence ATGTACACGGAAGACGACCTCCTCATGCTGTCCGCGCTCCAACATCTGCTCTTCTGTCCCCGCCAATGCGCCCTGATTCATATTGAGCAGGCCTGGACGGAAAATCGCTTCACTGCTGAAGGCCGGGTTCTGCACGAGCGGGTGCATACCGCAGCCACAGACTCCCGTACCACCATCCGGGTGGAGTATGATATGCCCCTCCGCTCCCTGCGCTTGGGGCTTTCCGGCAGGGCTGATATCGTGGAGATGCATCTTCAGGACAACAAGGCTTGGCAACCCTTTCCGGTGGAGTATAAACGGGGTCGCCCGAAAAAGGATGATTCCGACCGGGTTCAGCTCTGCGCTCAGGCCCTGTGCCTGGAAGAAATGCTGGACTGCACCGTCCCGGAAGGCGCACTCTACTACGGCCAGAAAAAACGCCGTACTCCGGTGCTGTTTGATGATCGCCTCCGCCGGATCACCGAGGAAACTGCGGCTCGCCTGCACGACCTCCTTTCCTCCACCAGCACCCCGCCCCCGCAATACAGCCGCCGTTGTGAAAGCTGTTCTTTTATCGACACCTGCCTGCCCAAGACCCTGGGGAAAAAGGGACAGGTGCGGAACTATATGATCAGGATGACGGAATCATGA
- a CDS encoding IS1634 family transposase — MEKYSIERLDHLGIVAGTIKDLGLVEFIDSHLGHYENETLSAGETVAGMILNGLGFSNKPLSLTPLFFQNCPLSLLFRDGVNADDFNRFKLGRVLDRLHNFGTEALFSHIAVDVCEKENIDFRFNHLDTSAFSLTGEYLPDVDEQAISITHGHSKDHRPDLKQVMLEMMVTQDGGIPILFKSLDGNSSDNTVFKDRAAALIKEFEQSETPRYIVADCKMYTRKNAPNLSKLLFVTRIPQNIKEVEEVITQALDNTDDWLEFDGGPNVKMFNVEHYGIRQRWHVVSSEASRQKSVKKIEKKAKKERVKIQKAIFHLQADRFHCVEDAIKAGEKLAGRWKTHSLSSYEIIEHKQYKGKGRPKKGEQPVAIDYQIVLAAQLDSDKVDRLQKVAACYIIGTNIHEEHLSVQEVLYAYKEQNHAEQGFRFLKDPLFFASSLFLKKPSRISALLMVMVLSLLVYGIAERRMRNRLAEQQETVPNQINQPTQTPTLRWIFQLMGGISRIKITVGNRVKYVFDGITKLKQRILLLFGDGVANIYQIS, encoded by the coding sequence ATGGAAAAATACTCGATTGAACGACTTGATCATTTAGGCATAGTAGCCGGAACAATTAAAGATCTCGGGCTGGTAGAATTTATTGACTCCCACTTGGGCCATTATGAAAATGAAACTTTGTCCGCTGGGGAAACCGTAGCTGGAATGATATTGAACGGATTAGGTTTTTCCAATAAGCCCCTGTCATTGACCCCTTTATTTTTTCAAAACTGTCCTCTTTCTTTGCTGTTTAGGGACGGAGTGAATGCCGATGATTTTAATCGTTTCAAACTCGGGCGCGTCCTCGACCGTCTGCACAATTTTGGAACCGAAGCACTTTTCAGTCACATAGCTGTCGATGTCTGTGAAAAAGAAAACATTGACTTTCGTTTCAATCATTTGGATACAAGTGCTTTCAGTCTGACGGGTGAATATCTTCCAGATGTTGATGAGCAGGCGATTTCTATCACCCACGGACATTCTAAAGACCATCGCCCTGATTTAAAACAGGTCATGCTTGAAATGATGGTTACTCAGGATGGCGGAATTCCAATTTTATTTAAAAGCTTAGACGGTAACAGTTCAGACAACACTGTCTTTAAGGATCGTGCGGCAGCTCTGATCAAAGAGTTTGAACAGTCTGAAACCCCTCGGTATATTGTAGCCGACTGCAAGATGTATACTCGGAAGAATGCCCCAAATTTAAGTAAACTGCTTTTTGTCACCCGTATTCCTCAAAATATAAAAGAAGTTGAAGAAGTTATCACTCAGGCCTTGGACAACACAGATGACTGGCTGGAATTCGATGGCGGACCTAACGTCAAGATGTTCAATGTGGAACATTATGGAATCAGGCAGAGGTGGCATGTTGTTTCTTCTGAAGCTTCTCGTCAAAAATCCGTCAAAAAAATCGAAAAAAAGGCAAAAAAAGAAAGAGTTAAGATCCAGAAAGCAATTTTTCACCTGCAAGCGGATCGCTTTCACTGCGTAGAAGATGCAATCAAAGCGGGCGAGAAATTAGCCGGCAGATGGAAGACCCACAGCCTATCATCGTATGAAATCATAGAACATAAACAGTACAAAGGGAAAGGACGTCCGAAAAAAGGTGAACAACCTGTCGCAATTGATTATCAGATAGTTTTAGCAGCACAGCTTGACAGCGACAAAGTGGATCGACTGCAAAAAGTAGCTGCATGTTATATCATAGGCACTAATATCCATGAAGAACATCTGTCTGTACAGGAAGTTCTCTATGCCTATAAGGAACAAAACCATGCGGAACAAGGGTTCCGTTTTCTGAAGGATCCTTTATTTTTTGCTTCCTCCTTATTTTTAAAAAAACCGTCTCGAATTTCTGCATTACTTATGGTCATGGTGCTTTCACTGTTAGTTTACGGGATAGCAGAAAGACGAATGCGTAATCGGTTAGCTGAACAGCAGGAAACCGTTCCTAATCAAATTAACCAGCCTACTCAGACACCTACTTTGCGCTGGATTTTTCAGTTAATGGGCGGAATCAGTCGTATCAAAATCACTGTTGGAAACCGGGTTAAATATGTTTTTGACGGTATTACCAAGCTGAAACAACGAATACTGTTACTCTTTGGTGATGGTGTGGCTAATATATATCAAATTTCATAA
- a CDS encoding DUF6398 domain-containing protein, which produces MNEERTKEIIELVRSFGTRYLNEELIACTIRLCIALGQNRKLTISRGKKEIWAASIVYVIARANFLFDKENENFLAADVICDFFGTNKTTTANKATVIEKTLSISLVDKRFCTNEITDSLSFVVTKGGFILPKKVVESKIESLVDEVIYEMADEEEAREIEQFMAEKKKQEEAAAQAKKERRAEINREIAEKKRKKKEEEQAQKNGRQLKLW; this is translated from the coding sequence ATGAACGAAGAAAGAACAAAAGAAATAATTGAACTCGTCCGGTCCTTTGGTACCCGTTATCTCAACGAGGAACTAATAGCCTGCACAATACGATTATGCATTGCATTAGGTCAGAATCGTAAACTGACAATCTCTCGTGGGAAAAAAGAGATTTGGGCTGCTTCAATTGTGTATGTGATAGCCCGAGCGAATTTTCTTTTTGATAAGGAAAATGAAAACTTCCTGGCCGCTGATGTGATATGTGATTTTTTCGGTACCAACAAAACAACGACAGCTAATAAGGCCACTGTTATTGAAAAAACGCTGAGTATTTCTCTTGTCGATAAGAGATTCTGTACCAACGAGATTACAGACTCCCTGTCTTTTGTCGTGACCAAGGGTGGCTTTATTCTTCCGAAAAAAGTAGTAGAGAGCAAGATTGAGTCCTTGGTTGACGAAGTCATTTATGAAATGGCAGATGAGGAGGAGGCCAGGGAAATTGAGCAGTTCATGGCTGAAAAGAAGAAGCAGGAAGAAGCAGCTGCTCAGGCCAAAAAAGAACGTCGGGCTGAAATAAACCGAGAGATTGCTGAAAAGAAGAGGAAGAAAAAGGAAGAAGAACAGGCCCAAAAAAATGGACGACAACTCAAGCTTTGGTGA
- a CDS encoding nucleotidyltransferase domain-containing protein — translation MGHETVLVAVRRFKKALESVNIRVDQLILFGSHASGTARKDSDIDLVVISSSFSDKNYWERIDILTDAIYQVVAPIEASAFTPDEWRSEKSLLFDYAKKGVSV, via the coding sequence ATGGGTCACGAAACAGTTTTAGTTGCCGTCAGGCGGTTCAAAAAAGCATTGGAATCCGTCAATATCCGAGTTGACCAGTTGATTCTGTTCGGTTCTCATGCCAGCGGTACAGCTCGTAAGGACAGCGATATTGATTTAGTGGTTATTTCCTCCAGTTTTTCGGATAAAAATTATTGGGAACGGATTGATATACTGACCGATGCTATTTATCAGGTAGTTGCACCTATTGAAGCATCGGCATTTACTCCCGATGAATGGAGATCAGAAAAATCATTACTTTTTGATTATGCTAAAAAAGGTGTATCGGTATAG
- a CDS encoding HEPN domain-containing protein: protein MNDKYKEWLRQAEYDMDTADAMFASGRYFYAVFMCHLSIEKSLKGLHSKILDEVPPRSHNLLFLLEKINRKPEQELEKFITRLNTASVATRYPDELAKIQAAYTKEITKEMIKKSKEVLQWVTKQF from the coding sequence ATGAATGATAAGTATAAAGAATGGTTAAGACAGGCGGAGTACGACATGGATACCGCCGATGCAATGTTCGCCAGCGGACGTTATTTTTATGCTGTTTTCATGTGCCATCTCTCCATCGAAAAATCGTTGAAAGGTTTGCACTCGAAAATATTGGATGAAGTACCGCCGAGAAGCCATAATCTTCTTTTTCTTCTGGAAAAAATTAACAGGAAGCCTGAACAGGAGTTGGAAAAGTTTATCACAAGGCTGAACACAGCCAGCGTCGCCACTCGGTATCCGGATGAGTTGGCGAAAATACAGGCGGCGTACACTAAAGAGATCACGAAAGAAATGATAAAGAAAAGCAAGGAAGTGCTGCAATGGGTCACGAAACAGTTTTAG
- the lysS gene encoding lysine--tRNA ligase, translating to MDNQNQLLKQRREKAQTLADAGVNLFSNDFKNPQPVKDILPLADSLEPETHAPDNAVYRVAGRVMSLRKFGKAAFFHVQDETGRMQVYARRDELGEEFQLFKKWDVGDIVGVEGRLFKTKTGEPSLDASRLYMITKSLRPLPEKFHGLTDVETRYRQRYVDLIVNPEVRDTFRKRVEIIRLIRDFLTERGFMEVETPMMQPVPGGATAKPFKTHHNALDMDLFLRIAPELYLKRLVVGGFERVFEINRNFRNEGLSTRHNPEFTMLEFYQAYATYEDLMDLTEEMISSIATQVCGSAEIVYQGIPVNLAPPWKRYTMDEALVEVGGVDAELLKDDTVIGLAKKKGIKLQPDAGPGKAKTELFELLVEEKLIDPTFITAYPAEVSPLARRNEEDPSVTDRFELFITGRELANAFSELNDPIDQHERFAKQIDERGDDEEVHPELDADYVRALEYGMPAAAGEGIGIDRLVMLLTDSPSIRDVILFPHLKAEVVAEPKKKKKG from the coding sequence ATGGATAATCAGAATCAACTCCTCAAACAGCGACGTGAAAAAGCCCAAACCTTAGCCGATGCCGGGGTGAATCTTTTTAGTAATGATTTTAAGAATCCTCAGCCGGTTAAGGATATTCTGCCGCTGGCTGACAGCCTGGAACCGGAGACCCATGCCCCGGATAACGCGGTGTACCGGGTTGCCGGTCGCGTCATGTCGTTGCGTAAATTCGGTAAGGCCGCCTTTTTTCACGTCCAGGACGAAACTGGCCGGATGCAGGTCTATGCCCGCCGGGATGAGCTGGGCGAGGAGTTTCAGCTCTTTAAGAAATGGGATGTGGGCGATATTGTCGGGGTGGAAGGCAGGCTCTTTAAGACCAAGACCGGTGAGCCCTCCTTGGATGCCTCCCGCTTGTACATGATCACCAAGTCCTTGCGTCCTTTGCCAGAGAAATTTCACGGCCTAACCGATGTGGAGACTCGCTACCGCCAGCGTTATGTGGATCTGATCGTCAATCCGGAGGTGCGGGACACCTTTCGTAAACGGGTGGAGATTATCCGTCTGATCCGAGATTTTCTCACCGAACGTGGCTTTATGGAGGTGGAAACCCCGATGATGCAGCCGGTGCCGGGCGGGGCCACAGCCAAGCCCTTTAAGACCCATCATAATGCCTTGGATATGGATCTCTTCCTGCGCATTGCCCCGGAACTCTACCTCAAACGGCTGGTGGTGGGCGGTTTTGAGCGGGTCTTTGAGATCAACCGTAACTTCCGCAACGAGGGGCTCTCTACCCGCCATAATCCAGAATTCACCATGCTGGAGTTCTATCAGGCCTATGCTACTTATGAGGATCTGATGGACCTGACCGAGGAAATGATTTCCTCCATCGCGACCCAGGTCTGCGGTTCCGCAGAGATTGTTTACCAGGGCATTCCGGTGAATTTGGCTCCGCCTTGGAAACGTTACACTATGGACGAGGCCTTGGTTGAAGTGGGCGGGGTTGATGCTGAGCTGCTCAAGGATGACACCGTCATTGGTCTGGCCAAGAAAAAGGGTATTAAGCTCCAGCCTGATGCGGGGCCGGGCAAGGCCAAGACCGAGTTGTTCGAGTTGCTGGTGGAAGAGAAGCTCATTGATCCCACCTTTATCACGGCCTATCCGGCTGAAGTCTCGCCGCTGGCCCGCCGCAACGAGGAAGATCCCAGCGTGACTGATCGCTTTGAGCTGTTCATCACCGGTCGAGAGCTGGCAAATGCCTTTTCCGAGCTGAATGATCCCATTGATCAGCATGAGCGCTTTGCCAAGCAGATTGACGAGCGCGGCGATGATGAAGAGGTCCATCCTGAGCTGGATGCGGATTATGTACGGGCCTTGGAATATGGGATGCCTGCGGCGGCAGGGGAGGGCATTGGGATTGATCGGCTGGTGATGCTGCTTACGGATTCACCGTCCATCCGCGACGTGATTCTCTTTCCTCATCTGAAGGCTGAGGTGGTTGCGGAGCCTAAGAAAAAGAAGAAAGGCTGA